In Bombina bombina isolate aBomBom1 chromosome 6, aBomBom1.pri, whole genome shotgun sequence, a single genomic region encodes these proteins:
- the POP7 gene encoding ribonuclease P protein subunit p20 isoform X2 yields MAEQMQSLEQISHRRRPPPRPPRGPNDIYVNTKTDFRAQLARCRRLLEAGKHSELRVHGLGLAIGRAINLALQLQASEPGVLQISASTSTVELTDDLESEGGEDMEPEARSRNNSAIHIRVYRPQTK; encoded by the coding sequence ATGGCTGAACAGATGCAGTCTCTGGAACAGATCTCTCACCGACGAAGGCCACCCCCACGTCCTCCACGTGGTCCCAATGACATCTATGTAAACACAAAAACTGATTTCCGAGCACAACTTGCACGTTGTCGTCGCCTTCTTGAAGCTGGAAAGCATAGTGAGCTCAGGGTGCATGGGTTGGGCCTTGCAATTGGACGTGCCATTAACTTGGCTTTGCAATTGCAGGCTTCAGAACCTGGGGTACTCCAGATCTCTGCTAGCACCTCAACTGTGGAACTGACTGATGATCTGGAGTCAGAGGGGGGAGAGGACATGGAACCAGAGGCTCGGAGCCGGAATAATTCTGCAATCCATATCCGTGTGTACCGGCCTCAAACAAAATGA
- the POP7 gene encoding ribonuclease P protein subunit p20 isoform X1, protein MAIDLLRHSCTASIIARTSGEYYRQEYTAKDMAEQMQSLEQISHRRRPPPRPPRGPNDIYVNTKTDFRAQLARCRRLLEAGKHSELRVHGLGLAIGRAINLALQLQASEPGVLQISASTSTVELTDDLESEGGEDMEPEARSRNNSAIHIRVYRPQTK, encoded by the exons atggcaaTAGATCTCTTACGACATTCATGCACGGCATCTATAATAGCCAGGACTTCTGGGGAGTATTACAGGCAGGAATACACAGCTAAG GACATGGCTGAACAGATGCAGTCTCTGGAACAGATCTCTCACCGACGAAGGCCACCCCCACGTCCTCCACGTGGTCCCAATGACATCTATGTAAACACAAAAACTGATTTCCGAGCACAACTTGCACGTTGTCGTCGCCTTCTTGAAGCTGGAAAGCATAGTGAGCTCAGGGTGCATGGGTTGGGCCTTGCAATTGGACGTGCCATTAACTTGGCTTTGCAATTGCAGGCTTCAGAACCTGGGGTACTCCAGATCTCTGCTAGCACCTCAACTGTGGAACTGACTGATGATCTGGAGTCAGAGGGGGGAGAGGACATGGAACCAGAGGCTCGGAGCCGGAATAATTCTGCAATCCATATCCGTGTGTACCGGCCTCAAACAAAATGA